The Lycium barbarum isolate Lr01 chromosome 12, ASM1917538v2, whole genome shotgun sequence genome includes a region encoding these proteins:
- the LOC132624333 gene encoding uncharacterized protein LOC132624333: MKVWRAKEKAMEIVRGKPSVSYGELPSYLYMLEYTNPGTVTRPIMVVDRSFLIAVYKGTILTASTLDAAVRHIFVEPELQSASEWNILPLAYALVDSENEASWGWFFMQLKNTFGVREGMCIISNRHDSIQNATSTVYLEVPHCFCIYHLRNNVKDLFRKNKEKARHIFFGLAKAYTIERFERYMNELKKIDWRVQPYLFNVGYERWSRVSCRVKRTIFMTSNIAKSMNSTNKFARELPVRRLLEFLIKLMTQWSYENRKRATKSTELGKMYSKKLNKNMIASIINVFCFLENTVGDTFCGLVVYSG, translated from the exons ATGAAAGTGTGGAGAGCTAAAGAAAAGGCAATGGAAATAGTAAGAGGGAAACCAAGTGTATCTTATGGGGAGTTGCCGTCATACCTGTATATGTTGGAGTACACAAATCCAGGAACGGTTACAAG GCCAATAATGGTGGTTGATAGGAGCTTTCTTATAGCAGTATATAAGGGGACTATATTGACTGCTAGTACACTGGACGCAGCTG TAAGGCATATCTTCGTTGAACCAGAGTTGCAAAGTGCTTCTGAAT GGAATATCCTACCGCTAGCCTATGCACTCGTCGACTCAGAAAATGAAGCATCTTGGGGATGGTTCTTCATGCAATTGAAGAATACTTTTGGGGTTCGGGAAGGAATGTGTATTATTTCGAATAGACATGATAGCATCCAGAATGCAACATCAACTGTTTACCTAGAAGTGCCCCATTGTTTCTGCATCTACCATTTGCGGAACAACGTCAAGGATCTATTCAGAAAAAATAAGGAAAAAGCGAGACATATCTTTTTTGGTTTGGCTAAGGCTTACACCATTGAAAGGTTTGAACGCTACATGAACGAATTGAAGAAAATTGATTGGCGAGTGCAACCTTACTTGTTCAATGTTGGGTATGAACGGTGGTCTAGAGTATCCTGTAGAGTGAAAAGGACAATTTTCATGACCTCCAATATAGCTAAGTCAATGAATTCGACAAACAAATTTGCCAGAGAGCTTCCAGTAAGACGCTTGCTAGAGTTTTTGATAAAGTTGATGACACAATGGAGCTACGAAAATAGAAAACGTGCAACGAAGTCTACAGAGCTTGGAAAAATGTATAGCAAGAAGTTGAACAAAAATATGATTGCATCCATAATAAATGTCTTCTGTTTTCTTGAAAACACTGTAGGCGATACCTTTTGCGGACTAGTTGTATACAGTGGTTGA